One Serratia liquefaciens genomic window, AGGGGTCAAAGAGGATAACGGCGGCGTACATCTTAACTCCGGCATTCCCAACCGCGCCTTCTATCTGGCGGCCGCCGCACTGGGTAGCTTTGCCTGGGAGAGCGCCCCGCAAGCGTTGATCAACCTGTGGAAAACCGGTCAGGTCGATGAGTGAACCGTTCTAAAGTTAGGGAAGCTACTGCGAGTTAATCGGGGCGAATCTATTCGCCCTCCGCCCAAGGCGCGTAGCTGAACAACACGCGCTTTTTGGATATCAGCCCATGGCCGTTTTGGCACAGATAATCCACCGCACCGCAGGCCTTCAATTCTTGCAGCGGCTGCCGGCACTCCGGACATTCGGCCAACTGCCGATAATCGCTGTGACAGGCTTCGCAATGATAGTGCCCCTTCACCCACTGCATTGCCTGGTGACATTGCGGACATAGCGCTTCCATAGACTCTCCCGAGTTAAATTACGCCCCATGAGCGTAAGAAATAGATCCCCAGCGCGGTGGTGAAAAACGACCCGACGGTGGTGATGGCGATAATGTTCGCCGCCAGCGTGGCATTGCCGCCCATGGCTCGCGTCATCACATAGCTGCCGGAGGCGGTTGGCGTGGCCGAGAACAGGAAGATAATTCCCAATGCCGCGCCCTGGAAACCGCATAGCCAGCCGCCCAACGTCATCAAGATCGGCACCAGAAACAGTTTGGCGCTGGAGGACAGCGCCGCCACGTTGGACGAGCGGAACATGGCGCGCAAATCCAGACTGGCGCCGGTGCACAGCAGCGCCAGTGGCAACGACAACCCTGAGATATAGCTGCCGGTTTGCCGGATAACCTGTGGGATTTCCAGCCCGGTCTGGGCAAACAGCAACCCACACACCAGGCCGATAATCAGCGGGTTAGTAACGATACTGCGTAATAGCGACAACCGGCTGATCTTCTTGCCCTCTCCGCCCTGCAGGCTGCGGGTCAGAGTCACCACCGACAGTACGTTAAACAGGATCACCGTGACCGTCAGGTATAACGACCCCAGCGCAACCCCTTCGCTGCCATAAGCGGTCATGGCATAGGCCAGGCCGACAATGGCGGTATTGGCACGAAAGCCTCCCTGCACAAAGACGCCGCGCTCACGCGGTTCCTTCACCAGCCAGACGGCGGCTATTTCGAGTAACAAGAAAGTGGCGACGGTGCCGACCGCGCCGTAAATCACCAGCGACAGGTTGCCCAACAGCTGCGGATGATTGGTGGCAATGCTGAAGAACAGCAGGCAGGGCAGCGCCAGATTGAACACCAACCGCGTGGCACCATCAATAAAACGGTCGTCCATCATCCGCCAGTGGCGTAGCAGCACGCCCAGCAGCATCATTAACAGATTGGGTACGGTGACGCTGAACGCAAAACTCCAGGTTTCCCAGGACATGGTGTTCCTTCAGGCTGACGGCGGTAATCTTCAGATAATAAAACGATTTCGGCGCAATAAAAAAGGGGCGCGGTATGATTACCGCGCCCCTCGTACTGATTATTTGCTTTTCTTCAGGTGGCTCATCAGGCGTTTACGTTTACGCATCTGGTTCGGCGTCAGCAGGTTACGCTTGCCGGCGAACGGGTTTTCACCCTCTTTGAACTGAATGCGAATTGGCGTACCCATCACCTTCAGAGAACGACGGAAGTAGTTCATCAGGTAGCGTTTGTACGAGTCGGCCAGATCGGTTACCTGGTTGCCGTGGATCACCACAATCGGCGGGTTGTACCCACCGGCGTGCGCATATTTCAGCTTCACGCGGCGGCCACGCACCAACGGTGGCTGGTGGTCATCGGCAGCCATCTGCATGATTTTGGTCAGCATCGAGGTGTTCACGCGACGGGTCGCACACTCGTAAGCTTCCTGTACCGACTCGAACAGGTTACCCACGCCGCTGCCGTGCAGAGCGGAGATGAAGTGCACACGGGCGAAATCGACAAAGCCCAGGCGCAGATCGAGCATCTCTTTGACGTGTTCGCGATCTTCTTCGCTCATGCCGTCCCACTTGTTGACCGCAATCACCAGTGAGCGCCCACTATTGAGGATGAAGCCGAGCAGCGAGAGATCCTGATCGGAAATGCCTTCGCGCGCATCAACGACCAACAGCACGACGTTTGCGTCTTCGATCGCCTGCAGGGTTTTGATTACCGAGAATTTCTCTACGGTTTCAGTTACCTTGCCGCGTTTACGCACCCCGGCGGTGTCGATCAGCACGTATTCGCGCTCGTCGCGGACCATCGGGATATAAATGCTGTCACGGGTGGTGCCCGGCATGTCGTACACCACCACACGCTCCTCGCCGAGGATACGGTTAGTCAGTGTGGACTTACCAACGTTAGGACGGCCAACGATCGCCAGCTTGATCGGCAAATCTTGTGGGTTGAAGTCGTCTTCCGGCTCTTCCTCGTCTTCTGGCAGTTCACCCTCTTGCTCGGCCCAATAAGCGGCATTAGCCTCTTCTTCGGTCAGCTCGACTTCTTCCGGTTTTTCACCGACAAACGGCACCAGCACGTGTTCGATCAGCTGCGCCACGCCACGACCGTGGGAAGCGGCAATCGCATGCACGTCACCCAGCCCCAGCGAGTAGAAATCGGCGGTGGCCATGTCTGGATCCATGCCGTCGGTTTTATTGGCTACCAGGAAGGTGGCTTTCTGGCGGTTGCGCAGATGCTGGGCGATGCCCTGATCGGCAGGCATCAGACCGGCGCGGGCATCGACCATAAACAGCACGATGTCTGCTTCTTCGATCGCCAACAGCGACTGGCCAGCCATGCGGGTTTCAACGCCGTCTTCGGTACCGTCAATACCGCCGGTATCGACGATGATGAATTCATTGCCCTCAACTTCTGCACGACCATACTTGCGGTCTCGCGTTAGCCCGGGGAAATCCGCCACCAGCGCATCACGCGTATGTGTTAAACGGTTAAACAAGGTGGATTTACCCACATTCGGGCGCCCAACTAGCGCGACGACAGGTATCATTGTGAAGCCTCATTACTTAATAATCAATGCGTTACTGCACTATGGATAGACACCAGAAGTGCAGCTTATAAAAATACGAAACGGCCCCTGAACATTCAGGAGCCGTTGGCAATCCGTGCGACGATCGGCGTTAGCGGGTGAAAGCGTAAACTTTTCCGCCCTTCGCCTGGATGACCAGCTTATCGCTGGCTACCATCGGCGCAGACAGGAAGCCGGAGCTATCCACTTCCTGCTGAGCGACAAAACGGCCATCCGTGGTGTTAATCCAGTGCAGGTAACCTTCAGAATCGCCGGTCACCAGGAAACCATTATACATTACTGGCGCAGTCAGGTTGCGGTGCAGCAGCTCGCTCTGCGTCCATACGGTGACGCCACCTTCAGTACTCAGCGCTACCACGCGATCGTTCTGATCGACCAGGTAAATGCGGCCTGCATCAACGATAAAGTCGTTTACCGAGCCCAGTTCACGCTTCCACAAGATCTGGCCGGAACGCAGATCCAGAGCCGACAGGTTGCCATTGTAACCTAATGCGTAGACAACGCCTTCAACAATCACCGGCGTAGTGTCAACATCGTTCAGACGATCGATTTCGGTCGCGCCGCTAGGCTGGGAAATACGCTGCTGCCAGATCAGTTGACCTTGCTGCATCAGCACGGCGCTGACGCGGCCGTTATCACCGCCGACAATGGCTGCGCCAAAGGCAACGGCCGGAGCGGACTCACCGCGCAACGACAGCGAAGGCATATCCAGGTTAACCGTCCACTTCACTGCGCCGTCAGATTCGTTCAGCGCCTGCAACTGGCCGTTAGTGGTATGGATCAGTACCATGCCGTCGCTGATCACCGGACGCGAAATCGCTTCACCGGCCACCTTGGTCTGCCAGGCTACCTTGCCGTCAGCGGTGTTCAGGGCGTAAACGACGGCTTTCTCGCTGCCGACATACACCTTATCGCCCGCAACGGCCATACCGCCCGACAGCAGCGCCGGCAGGTTGCTGGAGAAGAAGCCGGTCTTCTCGGAGAGATCAACCTTCCACTTTTCGTTACCGCTGTCGGCATCCATCGCTTTCACGAGGCCGTGGCGATCGGCAGCATAAATGGTGTTGTCCTGGAAAGCAGGACGCAGGTGAGAATAGAACTCACCGACGCCGTCGCCGACCGAGGTACTCCACGCCTTGCTTGGCGTGAACTGATTTTCAACTTTCGGCAGCGGCGACATGGTAACCACGTCTTCTTCACTGTTGAACAGTGAGCAACCACTCAGCAAGGCAACGGAAACCAGTCCGACCAAGAGTGTTTTACGCAATTGCATGGGAATTCCCCTTAGCTGGACAAGTTATTCAATTTCATGCGCAGCAGAACCTGCAGCGCCTGAGAAGCGTTAGACTCAATGCCTTTGCTGTACGCCTCGCGCGCACCTTTGGTGTCGCCTTTGGCCAACAGCACGTCGCCGCGCGTATCCTGCGCCATCGCCGCCCAGCCTTCGCCTTTCACGCCATCCAGCGTTTTCAGCGCTTCATCCAGCTTTTTCTCCTGCAGCTGCACACGGGCCAGACGCAGGTTAATCATCGAAAGCAGGTTTTCATCTTTGGTCTGGCCCTGAGCCAGCACCAGCTGTTGGTCCGCTTTGGCAAAGTCGTTCTGCTCAACAAAATGCTTCGCCAGTTCCAGCGAGGCCAGCACGCCATAACTGTTGCTGTTGGCCTGGGCGAATTTCTCCGCGGCGGCCACGTCGTCCGGTTTACCGACCGCCAGACGATCGCTGGCTTCCTGATAAGACTGGGACGCAATCATCATGTTGGAGTTCTCGTGACTCTGCCAGTAACGCCAGCCGACCAGGGCACCAATTCCGAGCACCACGCCCACTGCCAGCGCTTTGCCGTTTTCGGCAAAGAACCGACGCACGGCGTCGACTTGTTCGTTTTCAGTGGTATAGACTTCCACGGTGTCCTTCTCCTTAACCTAACATCAAAGCCAGACGCACAGCGACTTCGCTCTGCGCCAGCGTTTCTTGTTCACCACTGCGCAGGTCCTTGACGACCACCTGCTCGGCTGCGACTTCGTTCTCGCCCAGGATCAAGGCAACGCGCGCGCCCCATTTATCCGCACGAGTGATCTGCTTCTTAAAGTTACCGCCGCCGTAGTTGGTCATCAGTTTCAACTGCGGCGCGGCATCGCGCACGCGTTCTGCCAACTGCATCGCCGCACTCTGCGTACCGGCACCGGAAGAGATCACGTACACGTCAATGGTCGCCGGAGCTTTAAACTCTGGGTTAACCGCCTGAACCAGCAGCACCAAACGCTCCAGGCCCATCGCGAAACCGACCGCCGGCGTTGCACGCCCGCCCAGTTGCTCGACCAGACCGTCATAACGGCCACCGGCGCACACCGTCCCCTGAGCGCCCAGACTGGTGGTCACCCATTCGAATACCGTGCGGTTGTAATAGTCCAGACCGCGCACCAGGCGTTCATTGATGGTATATGGGATACCTGCCTGCGCCAAAAGTTCACACAGACCTTCGAAGTGGGCTTTGGATTCTTCATCCAGATACTCGGACAGGCGCGGCGCATCGTTCAACAACGCTTGCACTTCCGGGTTTTTGGAGTCCAGCACGCGCAGCGGGTTGCTGTACATGCGGCGTTTGCAATCTTCGTCCAGCTTGTCTTGATGTTGTTCCAGGAACGCCACCAAAGCATCGCGGTAATTCGCGCGAGCTTCCAGTGAGCCGATGGAGTTCAGCTCCAGCTTAACGTGCTCGGCGATGCCCAGCGCTTTCCACCAGCGAGCGCTCAGTAAGATCAGCTCGGCGTCGATATCCGGGCCCTGCAGGCCAAACACCTCGGCACCCAGTTGGTGGAATTGACGGTAGCGGCCTTTTTGCGGGCGCTCGTAGCGGAACATCGGACCGACGTACCAAAGACGCTGCTCCTGATTGTACAGCAGACCATGTTCGATGCCGGCGCGAACGCAACCAGCGGTCCCTTCCGGACGCAGCGTCAGGCTTTCGCCGTTGCGGTCGTCGAAGGTATACATCTCTTTTTCTACGACGTCGGTCACTTCGCCGATCGCGCGTTTGAATAACGGGGTCTGCTCTACAATCGGCAAGCGGATTTCGCTGTAACCGTAGCCGCTCAGCACCTGCTTGAGGATGCCTTCAATACGCTGCCATAATGCCGTTTCTTCCGGCAGGTAGTCGTTCATGCCGCGAATGGCTTGAATGTTCTTTGCCACGTGAGTTCTCTGTCCGTTGTCTATAAAAATGAACCCGATTATAGGGACTTTGCCGTCCCGTATTCAACGCGAATGCAGAGTTCTGCTCCCGGGTTCATAAACAAGCGGGCTAAAAAGCCCGCCGTATCGGTATAATGCTTATTTTTCCAGCAGGTTGACCGAGATGCGATTGCTCTCATCCATCATCGACGCCTTGGCGCGGATCTTGGCTTCCAGTTGGTCAATCATCTGCTCATTGTCAAAACGCTCTCTCTGGCGCACGCCGTCTTCGTAGAACCCGCTCTTTTTATGGCCGCCGGTAACGCCCAGAGTGGATACCAGCGCTTCGCCCGGCCCATTGACCACGCAGCCGATAATCGAAATATCCATCGGCGTAATGATGTCTTCCAGGCGCTGTTCCAGCGCATTCACCGTACCGATAACGTCAAACTCCTGACGTGAACAGGTTGGGCAGGCGATGAAGTTAATGCCGCGGGCGCGGATGCGCAGAGATTTCAGAATGTCGAAACCAACCTTCACTTCTTCCACCGGATCGGCCGCCAACGAGATACGCAGGGTATCACCGATGCCTTCCGACAGCAGCAGACCCAGGCCAATCGCCGACTTCACTGAACCACTGCGCGCGCCACCGGCTTCGGTGATTCCCAGGTGCAGTGGTTGATCGATTCGGGCCGCCAACAGGCGATAGGATTGCACTGCCAGGAACACATCGGAGGCCTTGACGCTGACTTTGAACTGGTCGAAGTTGAGGCGATCGAGGATATCAACGTGACGCATGGCGGATTCGAGCAGGGCTTCCGGCGTAGGTTCACCGTACTTTTCCTGGATGTCTTTTTCCAGCGAGCCACCGTTCACCCCAATGCGGATCGGGATGTTTTTATCGCGTGCGCAGTCCACAACTGAACGGATACGCGACTCGTTGCCGATATTGCCCGGGTTGATGCGCAGGCAGTCTACGCCGTATTCAGCCACCTGCAGCGCAATGCGGTAATCGAAGTGGATATCGGCGACCAGCGGCACGTTAACCTGTTGCTTGATCAGCTTGAATGCCTCGGCGGCATCCATGGTGGGGACTGAAACGCGGACGATATCGACGCCGACGCGCTCCAGCGCTTTAATCTGATTGACCGTGGCTTCGACATCGGTAGTACGGGTGTTAGTCATCGACTGCACGGCAATCGGCGCACCATCACCAATAGGCACATTGCCGACGTAAATTCGCGTTGATTTTCGACGGATGATGGGCGATTGGTTATGCATTACTTACTCTCCATTGTTGCTCTGACTTAACGACAATGGCCGCGCAATTACTGCGCGGCAACGGTCAGACGAGCAACACGGTTTGACTTAACAAACCGGCTTAAATCAACCGGCTTACCTTGATATTGAATCTGTACTGCGGCCGGTGCGCCAATGGTCAGTTTATAGGGCGCGGTGCCCGCCAGGCTCAGCTTGCCGCCGCTCTTCTGGCTGCCGCTGTACAACGTTTTGCCGCTGGCGTCGGTGACCTGCAACCAGCAGTCGGCGGTGAAGTTCATCACCAGCGCGTTAGGATCAACCGCCGGTGCAGCGACACCCGCATCCGCCGTCGGCAACGGTGCTGTTGGCGCCGCAGGCGTGGTCTCAGGCAGCGTGGTTTGGCTTGGTGAAACCACCGCAGGCTGCTGCGCGGTTGCACTGCCGGTCACGGCCGGAGTCTGTGATTGCTGTGCTGCTGCGCCCGCACCGGTGTCAACCGGCGTGGAGCCATTGTCGGCCAAAGGAGCACTGTTGTCGGCATTGCTGTCGGTCAACGGCACGGATTGGCCTTCATTGTTCTGTGAAAGCTGGGCAGAAGATTGATCGGCCATCGTGGCGATCTCTTCCTGCTGGGCCTTGTGGTTTTGCCACCACCAGGCACCGGTCAAGCCAACCACCACGAACACGATCAGCCAGGTGAAGCTCATCAGCCAGCCGTCGCGTTTTTTGCGACGCTTGCCCAGAGAGAAGCTCTGCATCGGCGCCACTTTCGCGACCTTCAACGGCGCCTGCTTGGCCAGCATCGGCAGCAGTTCATCCTCTGGTAAACGTACCAGCTTGGCATAAGAACGGATATAACCACGCACGAAGGTTGAAGCCAGATCTGCGGACAGATTGTCTTCTTCGATATCGCGCACGGTAGACATTTTGAGGCACAGGCGTTCTGCAACGGCCTGTTGACTCAACCCGAGTTGTTCACGGGCCTGACGCAGACGTTCGCCTGTCGTCATTGATACGGTTTTATCTTGGGAGGCTTCAGTATTCATTAGCTAAGAACTGCTGGTACTGTTTGGATTGTGGAAAACTTCGCGATAACTGCTTGCCATAACGTTGCACGCTATCTTGGCGCCCGGCTAACGCGGCGAAACGAATCTGTAACCATAAGCTGTCGGCGCTGGCCGGCAGAACATGTTGATAACTATCCAATAAAAGTTGCGACTGTGCGCGCTTCCCTTCTCCAAATTGCTTTTCTGCCTCCACCAACAGTGGAGTGCCCTTGTCCGGATCGACCTTCAATGCACGGGTTAACAAAATACGTGCTTCGTCGTTTTGTCCGGCTTTGAGAAAACAGTAACCTGCGTTTTCCAGGCTGTCGGCAACCTGACCGTAATCCGGTGCTACTGCCGCAGCGCTAAACTGCTGTTGTGCCGGTACATACTGCCCTAAACTGCAAAGAAACGCACCGTAATTATTCAGCACCGTGCCATTGTTCGGCGCAAGTTTGAGCGCCTGCTGATAACGCTGTTCGGCTGCGCCGTTCTCGCCCGTCCTCTGCTCAACGAGCGCCATGCCCAATTGGGTACGGTAATCCTGTGGGGCGGCGTCCGCCGCTTTCTCCAGATTCTGACGCGCGGCGTTTAAATCGCCCTGCTGCAGATATTCCAGACCCAGTTGCAACCGCGTCTGACCGGCTTCAGACAGCGCGTTTTTTTCTTCCGGCGCTGAACCGGAACAACCGGCCAGTAACCCGGCCGCCAGCAACGTGCCCCACAGAATCAGCTTCATGCCTGCATTCGTTTCCTTGTCTGATGTTACCTTGACGTCTTTTCACATAACAGACTGTAAGATAACAAAAATCATGCTATAGGATTCAGACCGCACGCACGGTGATAGGTTCCCCGGCCATTTTCTTTTTCAGGGTACGCTTGGTACGGTCGATCACTTCACCCGCCAGTTGCCCGCAGGCGGCATCGATATCGTCACCACGGGTTTTACGAACAATAGTCGTAAAGCCGTATTCCATCAACACTTTGGAAAAACGATCCACGCGGCTGTTGGAGCTGCGGCCGTAAGGTGCGCCCGGGAAGGGGTTCCATGGGATCAGGTTGATCTTGCATGGCGTGTGCTTGAGGACTTCCGCCAGTTGGTGCGCGTCGTCAGTGCTGTCGTTGATATGATCCAGCATCACGTACTCGACCGTCACCCTGCCCTGATTGGCGTTGGATTTTTCCAGGTAGCGGCGTACCGCAGCCAGGAAGGTCTCAATGTTGTATTTGCGGTTGATCGGCACGATGTCATCGCGGATCTTGTCGTTCGGCGCATGCAGCGAGATCGCCAGCGCGACGTCGATCATATCACCCAGCTTGTCCAGCGCAGGCACTACGCCCGAAGTCGACAGGGTCACGCGGCGTTTTGACAGGCCAAAACCGAAATCATCCAGCATGATCTCCATTGCCGGTACCACGTTGGTCAGGTTGAGCAAGGGCTCACCCATGCCCATCATCACCACGTTGGTGATCGGGCGCTCGCCGGTGACTTTCAGTGCACCGATGATTTTCGCCGCACGCCACACCTGGCCGATGATTTCCGACACGCGCAGGTTGCGGTTAAAGCCTTGCTGAGCGGTCGAACAGAATTTGCATTCCAGCGCGCAACCCACCTGGGAAGAGACGCACAGGGTCGCACGGTCGCCGTCCGGGATATACACGGTTTCGACCTGCTGATCGCCCACCTTGATAGCCCATTTAATGGTGCCGTCGGCTGAGCGTTGTTCTTCCGCCACTTCTGGCGCACGGATCTCGGCGACGCTCTGCAATTTATTGCGCAGGACCTTGTTGATATCGGTCATCTGCTCGAAATCGTCGCAGCAATAGTGATACATCCACTTCATCACCTGATCGGCGCGGAAGGGTTTCTCGCCCATTTTGGCAAAGAACTCACGCAATTGCTGACGGTTCAGATCCAGCAGGTTAATTTTGGCCACAGCCGGTTTTTCCGCGTTAACGGATTGAGTAGTCAGCGAATTATTTTCAGACACGATGTGCTCAGACGTGATGGGTTCTAACATAATTGATCTCTGGCCTCGTTGTTACACTTTACGGCGCGAAAGAGTGGAAAGTAAGTGCGTCGCTCAGCCCGTATAAATCGGGCGACGGCGCTAAAAGCGCGCCCCTGACAAGATGACTCATCAGGGGCGCGGCATTGTACAAATTTTAGTAGTAGCTTTCTACGTCTGAAAGGCATTCAGGGCATTTTTATTGTTTCAGCCGGTGAATGCCGTGTTCGAGTAGGGGCGCTGCATGCTGCGCCCGTGCCAATCGGGGCGAATATATTCGCCTCCTACAGCTTGAAAAGCAGCGGGGAAATTAACGCGGGCAGATTTCGCTTTCGTTGAAGAAGTAAGCGATTTCGCGCTGAGCGGATTCTACTGCGTCAGAACCGTGTACGGCGTTGGCAGTGAAGCTGTCCGCGTAGTCAGCACGCAGAGTGCCGGCCAGTGCGTTGTCCGGGTTGGTGGCGCCCATGATGTCACGGTTGCGCTGTACTGCGTTTTCCGCTTCCAGAACCTGAACCACGATTGGGCCAGAGGTCATGAATTCAACCAGACCATCGAAGAATGGGCGGCCTTTGTGCTCAGCGTAGAAGCCTTCGGCTTGTTCGCGAGTCAGACGCAGCATTTTGGATGCGATGATTTTGAAACCGGCACGCTCAAAGCGAGCATAGATTGCGCCGATGTCGTTGTTAGCTACAGCGTTTGGTTTAATGATGGAAAAGGTACGTTCTACGGTCATGATGGCCTCTGTATAACTTCCAAAACAGGCCGGTCTGAAAACAGGGTGCCGGCCCTCTCAAGTGGCGCAGATTATATGTGCGCTGTTAACGCTTGCCTACGGGAAAATCAACATTTCATTAAAAAATTATTATCCTGATTCTTCACTTTGCGGCCCAGAGCACAGGTTGGACGAACTCACACGGACCGAGTCTCAAAACGCGCAGCGCTTACCGACCCTTCCCTGCTTCACAACGAACTGCCATGCCGATCACAGTGCGCGACAGCCCAGGTTGAGTTTGTGACTATATTCTTTTAAAACAAAAAGATAATAAAAATCATCCAGACTTGGCCCCGCCAACTTCGGCAGCCGCAAAACCAGCAGGAAATGATATGGCCACCATGAAAGACGTTGCCCGACGCGCAGGCGTTTCCACCGCCACCGTCAGCAGGGTGATCAACAGCACCGCTTATGTTGAACCCGTTACTCGCGAACGCGTTGAAAAAGCCATGCGCGAGTTTAACTATCACCGAAATGCCGCCGCGCTGGCGCTGGCGAAACGCAGCGGCAATATGCTGGGGTTGCTGACCGGTAACCTCGACGATCCGTTTTTTTCGCGACTGGCCCGAGGCGTGGAAGATATCACGCGGAAAGGCGGCGTAAAATTGATGGTCTGTAGCGGTGGTCATCAGGCCGAACTGGAGAAAAACGGCCTGGATTTCCTGATTAATCAGGGGTGCGAATCGATCGTTGCCCACGTCACCCGCATGAGCGATGCCGAGATTTTGCGCTATGCCGCCCATACTCCAGCGATGGTGGTGATCAACCGCTATTTGCCCGCCATCGCCAATCGCTGCATCTGGCTGGACAACGTAAGCGCTTCTCAGGCTGCCACCCGGATGCTCATCGAGCGCGGGCACCGCAATATTGCCTGCATCACCACAGATTTGCCGATCGATGACCGCAAGCAGCGTCTTGAGGGCTATCGAACCGCGATGGCCGAAGCCGGGATTGCGGTGCCGGGTGACTGGATCATCAGCGTCCCCTTCAATGAGCAAGGGGGCGAAGCGGCGGCAGAGAAAATCCTCGCCAGTAAGCAGGCTTTTACCGCCGCACTAACATTCAACGACGTCATGGCCGCCGGCATGATGCGCACCTTTCGCCAGCGGCGGATGAACCTGCCCGAAGATATCTCGATTGTCGGCTTCGATGACATAGCTCTGGCAAAATACCTCCACCCGCCGTTGACCACCGTGCATTATCCGATTGAGAAAATGGCCCGTCGCGCGGCCAATTTGGCGCTGCAACTCAATTCAGGCACCGCCGTTACGCCGCAGAACAATCGATTTTCCGCAGAGCTGATCCTGCGGGACTCGGTGGCCTTTCTGGAAAAAAATCCCCCGATTGAAGAAAACAAGGCCGTTAAGTGAGAGATCACTCACATATCGCGCCTTCATGTAACCGATTACATCGCC contains:
- the rodZ gene encoding cytoskeleton protein RodZ, giving the protein MNTEASQDKTVSMTTGERLRQAREQLGLSQQAVAERLCLKMSTVRDIEEDNLSADLASTFVRGYIRSYAKLVRLPEDELLPMLAKQAPLKVAKVAPMQSFSLGKRRKKRDGWLMSFTWLIVFVVVGLTGAWWWQNHKAQQEEIATMADQSSAQLSQNNEGQSVPLTDSNADNSAPLADNGSTPVDTGAGAAAQQSQTPAVTGSATAQQPAVVSPSQTTLPETTPAAPTAPLPTADAGVAAPAVDPNALVMNFTADCWLQVTDASGKTLYSGSQKSGGKLSLAGTAPYKLTIGAPAAVQIQYQGKPVDLSRFVKSNRVARLTVAAQ
- the hisS gene encoding histidine--tRNA ligase, with protein sequence MAKNIQAIRGMNDYLPEETALWQRIEGILKQVLSGYGYSEIRLPIVEQTPLFKRAIGEVTDVVEKEMYTFDDRNGESLTLRPEGTAGCVRAGIEHGLLYNQEQRLWYVGPMFRYERPQKGRYRQFHQLGAEVFGLQGPDIDAELILLSARWWKALGIAEHVKLELNSIGSLEARANYRDALVAFLEQHQDKLDEDCKRRMYSNPLRVLDSKNPEVQALLNDAPRLSEYLDEESKAHFEGLCELLAQAGIPYTINERLVRGLDYYNRTVFEWVTTSLGAQGTVCAGGRYDGLVEQLGGRATPAVGFAMGLERLVLLVQAVNPEFKAPATIDVYVISSGAGTQSAAMQLAERVRDAAPQLKLMTNYGGGNFKKQITRADKWGARVALILGENEVAAEQVVVKDLRSGEQETLAQSEVAVRLALMLG
- a CDS encoding AEC family transporter, coding for MSWETWSFAFSVTVPNLLMMLLGVLLRHWRMMDDRFIDGATRLVFNLALPCLLFFSIATNHPQLLGNLSLVIYGAVGTVATFLLLEIAAVWLVKEPRERGVFVQGGFRANTAIVGLAYAMTAYGSEGVALGSLYLTVTVILFNVLSVVTLTRSLQGGEGKKISRLSLLRSIVTNPLIIGLVCGLLFAQTGLEIPQVIRQTGSYISGLSLPLALLCTGASLDLRAMFRSSNVAALSSSAKLFLVPILMTLGGWLCGFQGAALGIIFLFSATPTASGSYVMTRAMGGNATLAANIIAITTVGSFFTTALGIYFLRSWGVI
- the bamB gene encoding outer membrane protein assembly factor BamB → MQLRKTLLVGLVSVALLSGCSLFNSEEDVVTMSPLPKVENQFTPSKAWSTSVGDGVGEFYSHLRPAFQDNTIYAADRHGLVKAMDADSGNEKWKVDLSEKTGFFSSNLPALLSGGMAVAGDKVYVGSEKAVVYALNTADGKVAWQTKVAGEAISRPVISDGMVLIHTTNGQLQALNESDGAVKWTVNLDMPSLSLRGESAPAVAFGAAIVGGDNGRVSAVLMQQGQLIWQQRISQPSGATEIDRLNDVDTTPVIVEGVVYALGYNGNLSALDLRSGQILWKRELGSVNDFIVDAGRIYLVDQNDRVVALSTEGGVTVWTQSELLHRNLTAPVMYNGFLVTGDSEGYLHWINTTDGRFVAQQEVDSSGFLSAPMVASDKLVIQAKGGKVYAFTR
- a CDS encoding zinc ribbon domain-containing protein; protein product: MEALCPQCHQAMQWVKGHYHCEACHSDYRQLAECPECRQPLQELKACGAVDYLCQNGHGLISKKRVLFSYAPWAEGE
- a CDS encoding YfgM family protein produces the protein MEVYTTENEQVDAVRRFFAENGKALAVGVVLGIGALVGWRYWQSHENSNMMIASQSYQEASDRLAVGKPDDVAAAEKFAQANSNSYGVLASLELAKHFVEQNDFAKADQQLVLAQGQTKDENLLSMINLRLARVQLQEKKLDEALKTLDGVKGEGWAAMAQDTRGDVLLAKGDTKGAREAYSKGIESNASQALQVLLRMKLNNLSS
- the der gene encoding ribosome biogenesis GTPase Der; protein product: MIPVVALVGRPNVGKSTLFNRLTHTRDALVADFPGLTRDRKYGRAEVEGNEFIIVDTGGIDGTEDGVETRMAGQSLLAIEEADIVLFMVDARAGLMPADQGIAQHLRNRQKATFLVANKTDGMDPDMATADFYSLGLGDVHAIAASHGRGVAQLIEHVLVPFVGEKPEEVELTEEEANAAYWAEQEGELPEDEEEPEDDFNPQDLPIKLAIVGRPNVGKSTLTNRILGEERVVVYDMPGTTRDSIYIPMVRDEREYVLIDTAGVRKRGKVTETVEKFSVIKTLQAIEDANVVLLVVDAREGISDQDLSLLGFILNSGRSLVIAVNKWDGMSEEDREHVKEMLDLRLGFVDFARVHFISALHGSGVGNLFESVQEAYECATRRVNTSMLTKIMQMAADDHQPPLVRGRRVKLKYAHAGGYNPPIVVIHGNQVTDLADSYKRYLMNYFRRSLKVMGTPIRIQFKEGENPFAGKRNLLTPNQMRKRKRLMSHLKKSK
- the ispG gene encoding flavodoxin-dependent (E)-4-hydroxy-3-methylbut-2-enyl-diphosphate synthase — protein: MHNQSPIIRRKSTRIYVGNVPIGDGAPIAVQSMTNTRTTDVEATVNQIKALERVGVDIVRVSVPTMDAAEAFKLIKQQVNVPLVADIHFDYRIALQVAEYGVDCLRINPGNIGNESRIRSVVDCARDKNIPIRIGVNGGSLEKDIQEKYGEPTPEALLESAMRHVDILDRLNFDQFKVSVKASDVFLAVQSYRLLAARIDQPLHLGITEAGGARSGSVKSAIGLGLLLSEGIGDTLRISLAADPVEEVKVGFDILKSLRIRARGINFIACPTCSRQEFDVIGTVNALEQRLEDIITPMDISIIGCVVNGPGEALVSTLGVTGGHKKSGFYEDGVRQRERFDNEQMIDQLEAKIRAKASMMDESNRISVNLLEK